A single Oncorhynchus kisutch isolate 150728-3 linkage group LG19, Okis_V2, whole genome shotgun sequence DNA region contains:
- the LOC116355030 gene encoding secretory phospholipase A2 receptor-like produces MHLNMKLQTPSHHLSSVTPDPAVPMEMTSLLFLLCAGVCCTAALSRLNQFHLIERRLKWTDAQDICQKNYTDLVTLYNREESEQLKQLMASQSSCTAWIGLHRTEHSLKWSNGDTVNDTAWSPLPSPCTEPTCAAILKDNTTWKNCTEQKYFMCYREGSGDSFLIEQNMTWYEAHSYCRENYTDLVSIRNEGRKEEVKNKGMNSTIPYWIGLLYDDWEWSDGGRSAYRHGITYCDGEGIMAVLYQLGNTIRQAPKDNDEDYTLCSEESVRIHNISKGMSWEQALDYCKKNFHGLLRIETEEDLEAIKQKFNGTDFTGPVWVGLRQSRLFGFWVWTNGLPVGWSNWEGDRQPEQPLSNHCGAMAMEEGYKWSDQDCLSNRFFICEEEL; encoded by the exons ATGCATTTGAATATGAAGTTACA GACACCATCCCATCACCTCTCCTCTGTCACTCCTGACCCTGCTGTCCCCATGGAGATGACCTCTCTCCTATTCCTACTCTGTGCAG GTGTCTGCTGCACAGCCGCACTCAGCCGCCTCAATCAGTTCCATCTCATTGAAAGGAGATTAAAATGGACAGATGCACAGGACATCTGCCAGAAGAACTATACCGACCTTGTCACTTTGTACAATCGGGAGGAATCTGAGCAGCTGAAACAGTTAATGGCATCTCAAAGCAGCTGTACAGCCTGGATAGGTCTCCATCGCACAGAGCACAGTCTGAAGTGGTCCAATGGAGACACTGTTAATGACACTGCATGGTCACCACTTCCAAGCCCGTGCACAGAGCCAACGTGTGCAGCCATACTCAAAGATAATACAACATGGAAGAATTGTACAGAGCAGAAATACTTCATGTGTTACAGAGAAG GGTCTGGTGATTCCTTCCTGATTGAACAGAACATGACCTGGTATGAGGCTCATAGTTACTGCAGGGAGAACTACACTGACCTGGTCAGCATCAGGAACGAGGGACGGAAGGAGGAAGTGAAGAACAAAGGAATGAACAGCACCATTCCTTACTGGATCGGCCTGCTGTATGATGACTGGGAGTGGTCTGATGGAGGGAGATCTGCCTACAGACACGGGATTACCTATTGTGATGGAGAAGGGATTATGGCTGTTCTTTACCAGCTTGGAAATACTATAAGACAAGCGCCAAAAGACAATGATGAAGACTATACACTCTGCTCTGAAG AATCAGTTCGCATCCACAATATCAGTAAAGGAATGTCTTGGGAACAGGCTCTGGACTACTGCAAGAAGAACTTCCATGGACTGCTGCGTATTGAGACAGAAGAAGACCTGGAAGCAATCAAGCAGAAGTTTAATGGGACTGATTTTACTGGTCCTGTGTGGGTGGGTCTGAGACAGAGCCGTCTCTTTGGGTTCTGGGTCTGGACCAATGGGCTGCCAGTGGGGTGGAGTAactgggagggagacagacagcctGAACAGCCTCTGTCCAACCATTGTGGTGCCATGGCAATGGAGGAGGGATACAAGTGGAGTGATCAGGATTGTCTGTCCAATCGTTTTTTTATTTGTGAAGAAGAGTTGTAA
- the LOC109864618 gene encoding secretory phospholipase A2 receptor, protein MTPLLLLLSAGVCCTAALSRLKQFNLIERRLNWTEAQDFCRENYTDLVTLYNREESEQLVQLKLSNSRSKAWIGLHRTEHSLKWSNGDTVNDTAWSPLPSPCTEPTCAAILKDNTTWKNCTEPKYFMCYREGSGDSFLIEQNMTWYEAQSYCRENYTDLISIRNEGQKEEVKNKGMYSTSSYWIGLLYDDWEWSDGGRSAYRDWVVLGPTFYYPREGENHTVLYQTSKGILTVGNGGSEDCTLCSEVLIHNIGERKSWEQALDYCKKNYHGLLRIETEEDLEVIKQTSNGTDFTGPVWVGLRQSRLFGFWVWTNGLPVGWSNWEGDRQPEQPLSNHCGAMAMEEGYKWSDQDCLSKLHFICEG, encoded by the exons ATGACACCTCTCCTGCTCCTACTCTCAGCCG GTGTCTGCTGCACAGCCGCACTCAGCCGCCTCAAACAGTTTAATCTCATTGAAAGGAGATTAAATTGGACAGAAGCACAAGACTTCTGCCGGGAGAACTACACTGATCTTGTCACTTTGTACAATCGGGAGGAATCTGAGCAGCTGGTACAGTTAAAGCTATCTAATAGCAGATCTAAAGCCTGGATAGGTCTCCATCGCACAGAGCACAGTCTGAAGTGGTCCAATGGAGACACTGTTAATGACACTGCATGGTCACCACTTCCAAGCCCGTGCACAGAGCCAACGTGTGCAGCCATACTCAAAGATAATACAACATGGAAGAATTGTACAGAGCCGAAATACTTCATGTGTTACAGAGAAG GGTCTGGTGATTCCTTCCTGATTGAACAGAACATGACCTGGTATGAGGCTCAGAGTTACTGCAGAGAGAACTACACTGACCTGATCAGCATCAGGAACGAGGGACAGAAGGAGGAAGTGAAGAACAAAGGGATGTACAGCACCTCTTCTTACTGGATTGGCCTGCTGTATGATGACTGGGAGTGGTCTGATGGAGGGAGATCTGCCTACAGAGACTGGGTCGTACTAGGTCCAACTTTTTACTATCCTCGAGAAGGAGAGAATCACACTGTTCTTTACCAGACTTCAAAAGGTATACTCACAGTGGGAAATGGAGGTTCTGAAGATTGTACACTCTGCTCTGAAG TTCTCATCCACAATATTGGAGAAAGAAAGTCTTGGGAACAGGCTCTGGACTACTGCAAGAAGAACTACCATGGACTGCTGCGTATTGAGACCGAAGAAGACCTGGAGGTGATCAAGCAGACGTCTAATGGGACTGATTTTACTGGTCCTGTGTGGGTGGGTCTGAGACAGAGCCGTCTCTTTGGGTTCTGGGTCTGGACCAATGGGCTGCCAGTGGGGTGGAGTAactgggagggagacagacagcctGAACAGCCTCTGTCCAACCATTGTGGTGCCATGGCAATGGAGGAGGGATACAAGTGGAGTGATCAGGATTGTCTGTCCAAACTCCACTTTATTTGTGAAGGataa